The following are encoded together in the Candidatus Krumholzibacteriota bacterium genome:
- a CDS encoding Ni/Fe hydrogenase subunit alpha, producing PITRLEGHGKISIFINDDGSVANAYLQIPELRGFEKFVEGLPVEEIPRIMPRICGVCPAAHHMAAGKAVDAVYKADIPSVAKKLRELYYMAHFIHSHAAHFYALAAPDFVLGPDAPKASRNVLGLIEKVGLEIGGEVLKQRAASQDIQIMVGGRATHPVWNIPGGVTRALSVENRDKVRELAKGQLDFSIFGLKIFADTVLANKEYLDLITGDVFDQVTNYMGLVDDNNKVNFYHGKVRVVDPEGKEIVKYSEAEYLDHIAEHVEPYSYLKFPYLKERGWNGFVEGMGTSLYQANPLPRFNAADGMATPKAQEQYEKMFETLGGKPCHKLMVNHWARLIEMVYAAERMIELINDEEITDPNVRIIPSTTPKEGVGIVEAPRGTLTHHYWTDENGFVTKANLIVGTTNNNASISMAVKKAAEKLIKPGGEVTDGLLNMVEMAFRLYDPCFSCATHSLPGQMPLVVEIRSLDGEVLNKISR from the coding sequence CCAATCACCAGGTTGGAAGGACATGGCAAGATCTCCATATTTATCAATGACGATGGTTCGGTTGCCAACGCCTATCTCCAGATTCCGGAACTGAGGGGTTTTGAGAAGTTCGTCGAAGGCCTCCCGGTCGAAGAGATACCTAGGATCATGCCGAGGATATGCGGCGTGTGCCCGGCGGCTCATCATATGGCTGCTGGCAAGGCTGTGGACGCGGTATACAAGGCCGACATTCCCTCCGTCGCGAAAAAGCTCCGGGAACTCTACTACATGGCGCATTTTATTCACAGCCACGCGGCACATTTCTATGCCCTGGCTGCTCCTGATTTCGTACTCGGTCCGGACGCTCCGAAAGCATCAAGAAACGTTCTTGGGTTGATTGAAAAAGTCGGGCTTGAGATCGGTGGAGAGGTACTCAAGCAGAGAGCGGCGTCTCAGGATATCCAGATAATGGTCGGCGGGAGAGCGACGCATCCGGTATGGAATATACCGGGCGGAGTCACCAGGGCTCTCTCGGTCGAAAACAGGGATAAGGTCAGGGAACTGGCAAAAGGGCAGCTTGATTTCAGTATTTTCGGTCTCAAGATCTTCGCCGACACGGTATTGGCAAACAAGGAATACCTTGATCTTATCACCGGCGATGTCTTTGATCAGGTGACAAACTATATGGGACTCGTCGATGATAATAACAAAGTCAATTTTTATCACGGCAAGGTCAGGGTAGTCGATCCTGAAGGGAAAGAGATCGTAAAATATTCCGAAGCGGAATATCTCGATCACATAGCGGAACATGTCGAACCTTATTCGTACCTGAAATTCCCCTATCTGAAAGAGAGGGGATGGAACGGTTTCGTGGAAGGTATGGGGACATCGCTCTACCAGGCAAACCCTCTTCCAAGGTTCAACGCCGCTGACGGGATGGCTACTCCCAAAGCGCAGGAACAGTATGAAAAGATGTTCGAGACTCTCGGTGGTAAACCATGTCACAAACTGATGGTCAATCACTGGGCAAGGCTTATCGAGATGGTGTACGCGGCCGAACGGATGATCGAACTGATCAATGATGAAGAGATCACCGATCCTAACGTGAGGATCATTCCATCGACGACTCCGAAGGAAGGAGTTGGTATAGTCGAGGCTCCAAGAGGCACATTGACACATCATTACTGGACTGACGAAAACGGTTTCGTAACAAAAGCCAACCTGATAGTCGGCACCACGAACAACAACGCTTCGATATCGATGGCCGTGAAAAAAGCGGCTGAAAAACTGATCAAACCCGGTGGCGAAGTCACTGACGGGTTGTTGAACATGGTCGAAATGGCTTTCAGGTTATATGATCCGTGTTTCAGTTGCGCTACACACAGCCTTCCGGGACAGATGCCGCTTGTCGTTGAGATCAGATCGCTTGACGGAGAAGTCCTGAACAAGATCTCGCGATGA
- a CDS encoding hydrogenase maturation protease — MNTIVIGLGNTVLTDDGVGVYVARHLRGRLGPSVKVIEAELAGLDLMEMMKDQDRAIIIDAINLDGEEAGTVFRLKHDDIRITPRLASCHDIDLGTALALGRRLGFQMPEEVVIFAVQGEDLLTLHEGCLEKVENIIPGLVDEITGMINQEPFTKISIDLGGRKNKDA, encoded by the coding sequence ATGAATACCATAGTCATCGGACTTGGAAATACAGTCCTGACTGATGACGGAGTGGGCGTATACGTCGCGAGGCATCTTCGCGGCAGACTCGGACCTTCAGTAAAAGTAATAGAGGCTGAACTTGCCGGTCTTGACCTGATGGAGATGATGAAGGATCAGGACCGCGCTATAATCATAGACGCGATCAATCTTGATGGCGAAGAAGCGGGAACAGTCTTCAGGCTGAAACACGATGACATAAGGATAACTCCCCGGCTCGCGTCATGCCATGATATCGATCTCGGAACCGCTCTCGCTCTGGGCAGACGATTAGGGTTTCAAATGCCGGAAGAGGTAGTTATATTCGCTGTACAGGGTGAAGATCTTCTGACCCTGCATGAAGGATGTCTTGAAAAGGTGGAAAACATCATTCCCGGTCTCGTAGATGAGATAACCGGAATGATCAATCAGGAACCTTTCACGAAGATCTCGATAGACCTGGGCGGGAGAAAAAACAAGGATGCATGA
- the hypA gene encoding hydrogenase maturation nickel metallochaperone HypA, with product MHEVSLMQNLLNVVSEAAKEQGDGKVTSIHLKIGRMAGVNSDSLRFAFDILSKGTRADSAVLEIEMIPLKIHCNGCSEDISPEEFSLYCSLCGSRDMTIVSGREMEIDYIMVEDSDGISAGNSAARE from the coding sequence ATGCATGAGGTCTCTCTGATGCAGAACCTGCTGAATGTCGTTTCCGAAGCGGCAAAGGAGCAGGGAGACGGCAAGGTAACAAGTATACATCTTAAAATAGGCCGGATGGCCGGAGTGAATTCCGATTCCCTCAGATTCGCGTTTGATATACTCTCAAAGGGTACGCGGGCTGACTCGGCGGTTCTGGAGATCGAGATGATCCCGCTGAAAATACACTGCAATGGATGTTCGGAAGATATTTCACCTGAAGAATTCTCTCTTTACTGTTCATTGTGCGGAAGCAGGGATATGACAATCGTCTCGGGCCGGGAAATGGAGATAGATTATATAATGGTCGAGGACAGTGACGGGATCAGCGCGGGGAATAGCGCTGCCAGGGAGTGA
- the hypB gene encoding hydrogenase nickel incorporation protein HypB, which yields MHQINIGEDLRGKNREIAEENRKMLKEHDVFSLNIMSAPGAGKTTLLVKSLPMITGRFRVGVIEGDLQTSRDAERVRETGVDVFQIQTGGVCHLDASMVHSALHSFDLDAIDILLIENVGNLVCPAEFDLGVDGRVMLMSITEGDDKPKKYPLMFSESRLLMLNKVDLADYVDFDIGKARSEAKEINPDIEILEISCRSGKGLDEWVAWIEGFRKNTRGE from the coding sequence ATGCATCAGATAAATATCGGCGAAGATCTCCGCGGGAAGAACCGCGAGATAGCTGAAGAAAACAGAAAGATGCTGAAAGAACATGATGTTTTTTCGCTGAATATCATGAGCGCTCCTGGAGCGGGAAAGACAACATTGCTCGTAAAATCCCTGCCGATGATCACCGGAAGATTCAGAGTGGGAGTCATTGAAGGAGATCTACAGACCTCCAGGGATGCCGAAAGGGTGCGCGAGACGGGAGTGGATGTGTTCCAGATACAGACAGGCGGCGTCTGTCATCTCGACGCGTCAATGGTCCATTCGGCCCTCCACTCGTTTGATCTCGACGCGATAGACATTTTGTTGATAGAGAATGTCGGGAATCTCGTATGTCCCGCCGAGTTCGATCTTGGCGTCGACGGAAGGGTCATGCTTATGAGCATCACCGAGGGGGATGACAAACCGAAAAAATATCCCCTGATGTTCAGCGAATCGAGACTTTTGATGTTGAACAAGGTCGATCTGGCCGATTACGTGGACTTCGACATCGGCAAAGCCAGATCGGAAGCGAAGGAAATAAATCCCGATATAGAGATACTGGAGATATCATGCCGTTCGGGAAAAGGTCTCGACGAGTGGGTGGCATGGATAGAGGGTTTCAGAAAAAACACCAGAGGTGAATGA